AAGAGCGCCGGTCATACGCGCGGCGCCGTGTATTGGCATTTCGAGAACAAGGCCGACATTTTCGAAGCTGTATGCGAACGCGTGAGCACGCCGATGCAGGCCATGCTCAGCGATCTGGCTGCCGACCCCGGCAACGACCCGCTGGGCTATCTGCGCAACGATGCGATCCACGTGCTGCGCATGCTGGCCGAGTGCGAACGCGTGCAGTCGGTGTTCGAGATCAAGTTCTGCAAGCTCGATGGCGGCCCCGACTTTGATCGCCTGCGCTCGCGCGAACTGGAGACGCACACGCGCTGCCTGTCCATGCTGGAAGTGGTCTTCGCGGCGGCCGTGCGCCAGGGTCAGTTGCCGGCGCACCTGCCGCCGAAGGAAACCGCCGAGGCAATGCACGCATTCATCGGCGGGCTGATGCGCAGCTGGATAGAACGCCGCGATTTCGATCTGCGCGCCCGGGCGCCCTGGCTGGTCGACACCTTCCTGACCGGTCTGCGCAACGCGCCCGACCCCGCCGCCTACGCCTGAACACAGGACTGAACCTCAGCGACGAAAAAAAGGCCACCTTCGAGGTGGCCTTCTTGTTCCAGCTGCCCGCGCTCAGGGCTGCTTGACGTTG
The window above is part of the Methyloversatilis discipulorum genome. Proteins encoded here:
- a CDS encoding TetR family transcriptional regulator codes for the protein MVRRTKEEAEATRIQLLDAAERCFREKGVASTTLDDIAKSAGHTRGAVYWHFENKADIFEAVCERVSTPMQAMLSDLAADPGNDPLGYLRNDAIHVLRMLAECERVQSVFEIKFCKLDGGPDFDRLRSRELETHTRCLSMLEVVFAAAVRQGQLPAHLPPKETAEAMHAFIGGLMRSWIERRDFDLRARAPWLVDTFLTGLRNAPDPAAYA